The Lutibacter sp. Hel_I_33_5 genome has a window encoding:
- a CDS encoding metal-dependent transcriptional regulator, whose translation MFSQSEENYLKAIYHLDAVSDKGISTNAIAEKLSTKASSVTDMIKKLSDKKVIVYKKYHGVTLTEFGKKTAANIVRKHRLWEVFLVDKLNFSWDEVHDVAEQLEHIKSPKLINELDSFLGFPKKDPHGDPIPDNEGNYNKIEKSLLSTLQENESGICVGVKDSSSEFLQFLDRQEIQLGKKITLISKEPFDDSLEIKIGDKQLSISNKIANNLFIQKA comes from the coding sequence ATGTTTTCGCAATCCGAAGAAAATTATTTAAAAGCAATCTATCATTTAGATGCTGTTTCCGATAAAGGAATTAGCACCAATGCTATTGCGGAAAAACTTTCTACAAAAGCTTCTTCTGTTACCGATATGATTAAAAAACTATCTGATAAAAAGGTAATTGTTTATAAAAAATATCATGGTGTAACATTAACGGAATTTGGTAAAAAAACAGCTGCTAATATTGTAAGAAAACATCGATTATGGGAAGTTTTTTTAGTTGATAAATTAAACTTTTCTTGGGATGAAGTACATGATGTTGCAGAACAATTAGAACATATTAAATCTCCTAAACTAATTAATGAATTGGATTCTTTTTTAGGATTTCCGAAGAAAGATCCACATGGAGATCCAATTCCAGATAACGAAGGAAATTATAATAAGATTGAAAAAAGTTTACTGTCAACTTTACAAGAAAACGAAAGTGGAATTTGTGTTGGCGTAAAAGATTCGTCATCAGAATTTTTACAGTTTTTAGATCGACAAGAAATTCAGTTAGGAAAAAAAATCACACTGATTTCTAAAGAACCTTTTGATGATTCATTAGAGATAAAAATAGGGGATAAGCAATTATCAATATCAAACAAAATAGCGAATAATTTATTCATACAAAAAGCATAA
- a CDS encoding TonB-dependent receptor, whose translation MMLKKYFLWLILLSSSILFAQQNTVSGKISSNGEELPYVNVYLKKTKIGTSSNDQGFYSLKNIPNGNYTMIISSIGYKTKSLNINLKNNQKLIKNISLSQDNSLDEIVISGTLRPVKKAASPVPVEIYSKSFFKKNPTPSIFESMQNVNGVRPQLNCNVCNTGDIHINGLEGPYTFVLIDGMPIVSGLSTVYGLTGIPQALIERVEVVKGPASTLYGSEAVGGIINIITKKPTNAPKLATDVFASSWGEVNTDIGLRYKISEKTQGLLGVNYFNFQNRIDNNNDNFTDLTLQNRISIFNKINIERESNKVFTIAGRYVYEDRWGGELDWQKKYRGSDIKYGESIYTNRWETFGTYQLPTSENINFQFSANGHYQDSFYGMDAYDAEQLIAFGQFVYSKQVKQNHDLLIGLAYRYTFYDDNTFATFLNDGITNNPSVTHLPGVFIQDEISLSKRKKLLLGARWDYNNNHGSIFSPRINYKWNSKDNSNIFRASIGNGFRVANVFTEDHAALTGAREVEFEGDLQPETSWNANINFVKKINTENSFITFDASAFYTYFDNRILPDYETDFNKIIYANLDGHSVSKGISLNTDIIFTNGLAISAGATLMDVSVTENNIKTRQLLTESFSGVWSISYKFNTNFKIDYTGNLYGPMRLPLLGDKDKRAEFSPWFSVQNIQLTKKFSNSWEVYGGVKNLLNFTPAANSINSSNNPFDVGVDTEQNPELAFDPSYVYASNQGIRAFLGVRYTLF comes from the coding sequence ATGATGTTGAAAAAATATTTTTTATGGTTAATTTTATTGAGCAGTTCTATTCTATTTGCTCAACAAAATACTGTTTCTGGTAAGATTTCTAGTAACGGTGAAGAATTACCATATGTGAATGTTTATTTGAAGAAAACCAAAATAGGAACATCTTCAAATGATCAAGGATTTTACAGTTTAAAAAATATACCTAACGGAAATTACACAATGATAATTAGTAGTATTGGTTATAAAACCAAATCACTAAACATCAACCTAAAAAATAATCAGAAACTCATAAAAAACATTTCTCTTTCACAAGACAATTCTTTAGATGAAATTGTAATTTCAGGAACTTTAAGACCAGTTAAAAAAGCAGCAAGTCCTGTTCCTGTAGAAATTTACAGCAAGTCTTTTTTTAAGAAAAATCCTACGCCTTCTATTTTTGAATCCATGCAAAATGTAAATGGAGTTCGCCCACAATTAAATTGTAACGTATGTAATACTGGTGATATTCATATCAACGGTTTAGAAGGTCCTTATACGTTTGTATTAATTGACGGAATGCCTATTGTCAGCGGACTTTCTACTGTATATGGTTTAACTGGAATTCCACAAGCCTTAATAGAAAGAGTTGAAGTTGTTAAAGGACCAGCTTCTACTTTATATGGTTCTGAAGCTGTTGGAGGTATCATTAATATCATCACCAAAAAACCTACAAACGCTCCAAAATTAGCAACAGATGTTTTTGCAAGTTCTTGGGGAGAAGTGAATACAGATATTGGTTTACGATACAAAATCTCTGAAAAAACACAAGGTTTGTTGGGTGTTAACTATTTTAATTTTCAGAATAGAATCGATAATAATAATGACAATTTTACTGATTTAACGTTACAAAACCGAATCTCGATTTTTAACAAAATAAACATCGAAAGAGAAAGTAATAAAGTATTTACAATTGCTGGAAGATATGTGTATGAAGATCGTTGGGGTGGCGAATTAGATTGGCAAAAAAAATACAGAGGTTCTGATATTAAATATGGAGAAAGTATTTATACAAACCGTTGGGAAACTTTTGGAACTTATCAATTACCAACTTCAGAAAACATCAATTTTCAATTTAGCGCCAACGGACATTATCAAGATTCTTTTTACGGAATGGATGCTTATGACGCCGAACAATTAATTGCTTTTGGACAATTTGTTTACAGCAAGCAAGTAAAACAAAATCACGATTTATTAATCGGTTTAGCGTATAGATATACTTTTTATGATGATAATACTTTTGCTACTTTTCTAAATGATGGTATTACAAATAATCCTTCAGTTACCCATTTACCTGGAGTTTTTATTCAGGATGAAATCAGTTTAAGCAAGAGAAAAAAATTATTACTTGGCGCTCGTTGGGATTATAATAACAACCACGGAAGTATTTTTTCTCCAAGGATAAATTATAAGTGGAATTCTAAGGATAATTCTAACATTTTTAGAGCAAGTATCGGTAACGGATTTAGAGTTGCCAATGTTTTTACAGAAGATCATGCAGCCTTAACTGGTGCTCGTGAAGTTGAATTTGAAGGCGATTTACAGCCAGAAACTTCATGGAATGCCAACATCAATTTTGTAAAAAAAATAAATACCGAAAATTCCTTTATTACTTTTGATGCAAGTGCTTTTTACACTTATTTTGATAATAGGATTTTACCTGATTACGAAACTGATTTTAACAAAATTATTTATGCAAATTTAGACGGACATTCCGTTTCTAAAGGAATTTCTTTAAATACAGATATCATCTTTACAAATGGATTAGCAATTAGTGCAGGCGCTACTTTAATGGATGTTTCAGTTACCGAAAACAACATAAAAACGAGACAATTATTAACCGAAAGTTTTAGCGGAGTTTGGTCTATTTCTTATAAATTTAATACTAATTTTAAAATAGATTACACTGGTAATTTATACGGTCCAATGCGTTTGCCTTTATTAGGTGATAAAGATAAAAGAGCAGAATTTTCTCCTTGGTTTAGCGTTCAGAATATACAATTAACAAAAAAGTTTTCTAATAGTTGGGAAGTTTATGGTGGTGTAAAAAACTTGCTAAACTTTACACCTGCAGCCAATAGTATTAATAGTTCAAATAATCCTTTTGATGTTGGTGTGGATACAGAACAAAATCCAGAATTGGCTTTTGATCCAAGTTATGTATATGCATCCAATCAAGGTATTAGAGCGTTTTTAGGTGTACGTTATACTTTATTTTAA
- a CDS encoding thioredoxin fold domain-containing protein, whose protein sequence is MKKNILLFLLFFGCLTLNAQNKNIELKVHTFSEVEKLHQQNPKTLVVFIYTDWCKFCHGMKKTTFKNEKVIQLLNDNFYFVTLNAEQKESITFLGKTFVFKSNGSSGIHELAKELALKNGRISYPTTTILNNKFEIDLQVDGYINSKKMTRFLKSFN, encoded by the coding sequence ATGAAAAAAAACATACTTCTTTTTCTGCTTTTCTTTGGATGTTTAACCTTAAACGCCCAAAATAAAAATATTGAATTAAAAGTTCATACATTTTCTGAGGTTGAAAAATTGCATCAGCAAAACCCAAAAACATTGGTAGTGTTTATCTATACAGATTGGTGTAAATTTTGTCATGGAATGAAAAAAACAACTTTTAAAAACGAAAAAGTAATTCAACTTTTAAATGACAACTTTTACTTTGTAACACTAAATGCTGAGCAAAAAGAATCGATTACTTTTTTAGGAAAAACATTTGTTTTTAAATCTAATGGAAGTTCAGGCATTCATGAATTAGCAAAAGAACTCGCATTAAAAAATGGTAGAATCAGTTACCCAACAACAACTATTTTAAATAATAAATTTGAAATTGATTTACAAGTTGATGGCTATATAAATAGTAAGAAGATGACTAGGTTTTTAAAATCTTTCAATTAA
- a CDS encoding porin family protein, producing MIKSFGGKLGIGFMFFLLSVGIIYSQNEESKWTAGYSLAMVKFNDEDAKIIGENFNFQTTKINVSRYFSKGLILDAGFSLSLIDRIEGFYGNAFSYFSIDGAIRYDFNNSNENFVPYIGIGGSLVGAPSTIPGSKLTNTYNFISGATFWFHQHIGMNTQFTYKLSPAEYQSMKSHAQVSVGFVYSFGSRVLERRLWDRD from the coding sequence ATGATTAAAAGCTTCGGGGGAAAGCTAGGTATTGGCTTTATGTTCTTTTTATTGAGTGTTGGCATCATTTATTCTCAAAATGAGGAAAGTAAATGGACAGCAGGGTATAGTTTGGCTATGGTAAAGTTTAACGACGAAGATGCTAAGATTATTGGCGAAAATTTCAATTTTCAGACTACAAAAATAAACGTTTCAAGGTATTTTTCTAAAGGATTAATTTTAGATGCAGGATTCTCTTTAAGTTTAATTGATAGAATTGAAGGTTTTTACGGCAACGCTTTTTCTTACTTTTCTATTGATGGGGCTATTCGGTACGATTTTAACAATTCTAACGAAAATTTTGTGCCTTATATAGGAATTGGTGGAAGCCTTGTTGGAGCGCCGAGTACCATACCTGGTTCTAAATTAACGAACACATACAATTTTATTTCTGGTGCAACATTCTGGTTTCACCAACATATAGGGATGAACACACAATTTACCTATAAACTTTCTCCAGCCGAATATCAAAGTATGAAATCTCATGCCCAAGTTTCTGTAGGTTTTGTCTATAGTTTTGGTTCTAGAGTCTTAGAAAGAAGACTTTGGGATAGAGATTAA
- the mfd gene encoding transcription-repair coupling factor, translated as MNTQTIVNSYQKSAKTKQVLDQLQQEQNQFQITNLVGSSLSFVISETFKAIEKPYLLIFNDKEEAAYYLNDLEQLLGDKNVLFYPGSYRRPYQIEETNNANVLLRSEVLNRINSRKKPAVIVTYPTALFEKVVTKKELEKNTLKISIADNLSLDFVNEVLFEYQFNRVDFVTEPGEFSVRGGIIDVFSFSNDEPFRIEFFGDEIDSIRTFDVETQLSLEKLKKVNIMSNVENKSLLERRESFLKYISSKTRIFAKNVDLLTDLLDKFYAKAETSFTELSSEIKHAKPEDLFCNGDFIKNQLSDFTVAHFGATRHAETSSASQQNEIPKQVRNDKIISFDTKPQPSFNKKFELLTQNFNEFSNANFTNYIFCANEKQAQRFDDIFEDLEKEVSYQTVIFPLYQGFIDLDEKIVCYTDHQIFERYHKFRLKNGYAKKQSITLKELNNLQIGDYVTHIDHGIGKFGGLQKIDVEGKKQEAIKLIYGDRDILYVSIHSLHKVSKFNGKDGKPPKIYKLGSGAWKKIKQKTKARVKHIAFNLIQLYAKRKLQKGFAFGPDTHMQHELEGSFMYEDTPDQFSATQDVKTDMEKEQPMDRLVCGDVGFGKTEVAVRAAFKAVDNGKQVAILVPTTILAFQHFKTFSERLKGFPIKIDYLNRFRTAKQKTTAIDGVNSGEVDIIIGTHQLTNQRIKFKDLGLLVIDEEQKFGVAVKDKLKTIKENVDTLTLTATPIPRTLQFSLMAARDLSVIKTPPPNRHPIETNVIRFSEETIRDAISYEISRGGQVFFIHNRIENIKEVAGLLQRLLPSAKIGIGHGQMEGKKLEGLMLGFMNNEFDVLVSTTIVESGLDVPNANTIFINNANNFGLSDLHQMRGRVGRSNKKAFCYFITPPYHMMTDDARKRITALELFSDLGSGINIAMKDLEIRGAGDLLGGEQSGFINDIGFDTYQKILQEAIEELKENEFKELYSSEVKKPKEFVKEVTIDTDFEILFPDNYVNSISERLSLYNNLGSLKTEEELLVFEQNLVDRFGEIPNEVKDLLYSVRIKWLAKKLGLEKIILKQKRMIGYFVSDQQSAFYQSVHFTKMLQYVQRNSKSCVMKEKQTKNGLRLLITFIKIDSVKTAFNILEKI; from the coding sequence TTGAATACGCAGACAATTGTCAATTCATACCAAAAATCTGCAAAGACAAAGCAGGTTTTAGACCAACTTCAACAAGAACAAAACCAATTTCAGATTACGAATTTGGTCGGTTCTTCGTTGTCTTTTGTTATTTCAGAAACTTTTAAAGCCATAGAAAAACCTTACTTATTAATTTTTAATGATAAGGAAGAAGCTGCCTATTATTTAAATGATTTAGAGCAATTATTAGGCGATAAAAACGTGTTGTTTTATCCGGGTTCTTACAGAAGACCTTATCAAATAGAAGAAACTAATAATGCTAATGTGTTATTACGTTCGGAAGTTTTAAACAGAATTAATTCCAGAAAAAAACCTGCGGTAATTGTTACCTATCCAACAGCGTTATTTGAAAAAGTAGTTACTAAAAAAGAACTTGAAAAAAATACACTAAAAATTAGTATTGCCGATAATTTATCTCTCGATTTTGTAAACGAAGTTTTATTCGAATATCAATTTAACCGAGTAGATTTTGTTACCGAACCTGGAGAGTTTTCCGTGAGAGGTGGAATAATAGATGTTTTTTCTTTCTCAAATGATGAACCATTTAGAATTGAGTTTTTTGGTGATGAAATTGATAGCATTAGAACTTTTGATGTAGAGACCCAACTTTCTTTAGAGAAGTTGAAGAAAGTAAACATTATGTCTAATGTAGAAAACAAATCTTTGCTAGAACGAAGAGAAAGTTTTCTAAAATACATCTCATCAAAAACTAGAATTTTTGCTAAAAATGTTGATTTACTTACAGATCTATTAGATAAATTTTATGCAAAAGCAGAAACTTCTTTTACCGAATTATCTTCAGAAATAAAACATGCAAAACCCGAAGATTTATTTTGTAATGGTGATTTTATAAAAAATCAATTGAGTGATTTTACTGTTGCTCATTTTGGTGCTACGCGTCACGCTGAAACTAGTTCAGCGTCTCAACAGAATGAGATTCCGAAACAAGTTCGGAATGACAAAATTATTTCTTTCGATACAAAACCTCAACCTTCATTTAATAAAAAGTTTGAGTTACTAACGCAAAACTTTAACGAGTTTTCTAATGCTAATTTTACCAATTACATTTTTTGTGCCAACGAAAAACAAGCACAACGTTTTGATGATATTTTTGAAGATTTAGAAAAAGAAGTAAGCTATCAAACGGTAATTTTTCCTTTATATCAAGGATTTATAGATCTTGATGAAAAAATAGTTTGCTATACCGATCATCAAATTTTTGAGCGTTATCATAAATTTCGTTTAAAAAACGGATATGCTAAAAAGCAATCCATCACATTAAAAGAATTAAACAATCTTCAAATTGGCGATTATGTAACGCATATCGATCATGGAATTGGAAAATTTGGCGGCTTACAAAAAATTGATGTAGAAGGCAAAAAGCAAGAAGCCATCAAACTAATTTATGGAGATCGAGATATTTTATATGTAAGTATTCACTCGCTTCACAAGGTTTCTAAATTCAACGGAAAAGACGGAAAGCCTCCAAAAATTTACAAACTTGGTTCTGGAGCTTGGAAAAAAATCAAACAAAAAACCAAAGCTAGAGTTAAACATATTGCGTTTAATTTAATTCAATTATACGCTAAAAGAAAACTCCAAAAAGGATTTGCTTTTGGTCCAGATACGCACATGCAACACGAGTTGGAAGGTAGTTTTATGTACGAAGATACGCCTGATCAATTTTCTGCTACGCAGGATGTAAAAACGGATATGGAAAAAGAGCAACCCATGGATCGATTGGTTTGTGGAGATGTTGGTTTTGGGAAAACAGAAGTTGCTGTAAGAGCTGCTTTTAAAGCCGTTGATAACGGAAAACAAGTAGCTATTTTAGTACCAACAACCATTTTAGCTTTTCAACATTTCAAAACTTTTTCTGAGCGTTTAAAAGGCTTTCCCATCAAAATAGATTATTTAAATCGTTTTAGAACTGCAAAACAAAAAACAACAGCAATTGATGGCGTAAATAGCGGTGAAGTTGATATTATTATTGGTACACATCAACTTACAAATCAACGTATAAAATTTAAAGATTTAGGTCTTTTGGTGATTGATGAGGAACAAAAGTTTGGAGTTGCCGTAAAAGACAAATTAAAAACCATCAAAGAAAATGTTGATACGCTAACGTTAACTGCAACGCCAATCCCAAGAACCTTACAATTTAGTTTGATGGCTGCGCGTGATTTATCGGTCATAAAAACACCGCCACCAAATCGTCATCCTATCGAAACAAACGTGATTCGTTTTTCTGAAGAAACCATTAGAGATGCTATTTCTTATGAGATTTCTAGAGGCGGTCAAGTATTTTTTATCCATAATAGAATTGAAAACATAAAAGAAGTTGCTGGCTTATTACAACGTTTGTTGCCGAGTGCAAAAATTGGTATTGGTCACGGACAAATGGAAGGCAAAAAACTAGAAGGTTTAATGCTTGGTTTTATGAATAATGAGTTTGATGTTTTGGTCTCGACCACAATTGTAGAAAGTGGATTGGATGTACCAAATGCCAACACAATCTTCATCAATAATGCCAATAATTTTGGCTTGTCGGATTTGCATCAAATGCGTGGTAGAGTTGGGCGTTCTAACAAAAAAGCATTCTGTTATTTTATTACGCCGCCGTATCATATGATGACGGATGATGCAAGAAAACGAATTACTGCTTTAGAGTTATTTTCTGATTTAGGTAGCGGAATTAACATTGCCATGAAAGATTTAGAAATTCGTGGTGCTGGAGATTTATTAGGTGGTGAACAAAGCGGATTTATTAATGACATTGGGTTTGATACCTATCAGAAAATACTACAAGAAGCTATTGAAGAGTTAAAAGAAAATGAGTTTAAAGAATTGTACTCATCCGAAGTTAAAAAACCAAAAGAGTTTGTAAAAGAAGTAACTATTGATACTGATTTTGAGATTCTTTTTCCTGATAATTATGTGAATTCAATCTCAGAAAGATTGAGTTTATATAACAATTTAGGAAGTCTTAAAACCGAAGAAGAATTATTGGTTTTTGAACAAAATTTAGTGGATCGTTTTGGTGAAATTCCGAATGAAGTGAAAGATCTTTTATATTCGGTTAGAATAAAATGGTTGGCAAAAAAACTAGGTTTAGAAAAAATCATTTTAAAACAAAAAAGAATGATTGGGTATTTTGTTTCCGATCAACAAAGTGCATTTTATCAATCGGTACATTTTACAAAAATGCTGCAATACGTTCAGCGAAATTCTAAAAGTTGTGTGATGAAAGAGAAACAAACTAAAAATGGTTTGCGTCTATTAATTACCTTTATAAAAATAGATTCTGTAAAAACTGCATTTAATATTTTAGAGAAAATCTAA
- a CDS encoding DMT family transporter, with amino-acid sequence MENSHLKNLSGLLLGTLFISTSGVLGRYIDMPTEVIIWFRSFFAMLFLYAYCRYKNIDLSIKKRKDYGPFLLGGIFMAAHWVTYFYALKLSNVALGILSLYTFPIIIALLEPIFLKVKFNPIYILLGLMVLAGLYILTPSFNIESTHTKGILFGVFSAFCYAIRILILKKQVANYNGTMLMFYQVVIISVLLIPTLFFMDLSNVKSQLPYLLLLALLTTAIGHSLMLHSLKFFSAATASIISSLQPIFGIILAFFFLSEIPSMNTYIGGALILATVIIESLRSKNQ; translated from the coding sequence ATGGAAAACTCGCACTTAAAAAATCTTTCTGGTTTACTTTTAGGAACACTTTTTATAAGTACTTCAGGTGTTTTAGGGCGATATATTGACATGCCCACAGAAGTAATTATTTGGTTTAGATCTTTTTTTGCGATGCTTTTCTTATATGCTTATTGCAGGTATAAAAATATCGATTTAAGCATTAAAAAAAGAAAAGACTACGGCCCATTTTTACTTGGCGGCATTTTTATGGCTGCGCATTGGGTTACCTATTTTTATGCGTTAAAACTTTCTAATGTAGCACTTGGTATTTTATCTTTATATACATTCCCTATTATTATTGCACTCTTAGAGCCAATCTTTTTAAAAGTGAAATTTAATCCAATTTATATTTTATTAGGATTAATGGTTTTGGCAGGATTATATATTTTAACGCCAAGTTTTAATATCGAAAGTACCCATACAAAAGGTATTCTTTTCGGTGTTTTTTCAGCTTTTTGTTACGCAATAAGAATTTTGATTTTAAAGAAACAAGTTGCTAATTACAACGGAACAATGTTAATGTTTTATCAAGTTGTAATTATTAGCGTGCTATTGATTCCTACATTATTTTTTATGGATTTATCGAATGTGAAAAGTCAATTACCGTATTTACTACTCTTAGCTTTATTAACCACAGCAATTGGCCATAGTTTAATGCTACATTCTTTAAAGTTCTTTTCTGCTGCAACAGCTAGTATTATAAGTAGTTTACAACCTATCTTCGGAATTATTTTAGCCTTCTTTTTCTTGAGTGAAATTCCTTCTATGAATACCTATATTGGAGGTGCATTAATTTTAGCAACAGTTATTATTGAAAGTTTAAGAAGTAAAAATCAATAA
- a CDS encoding DUF6503 family protein has product MTRFFFFLLIIFFGCNQKPSLTSKQILEKSIKKHDPYNNLKSLKFKLRIQEPRINNPERLSIVTLNNSTGEFELQRNRDTHISTHKIDKNGDAITFLDDKIEKDSLLIKKYRLQPKRNSNYRRFYQTFSLLPMSLKNEKFDLNDNVVVVDFNSKKAFKLSIELQKPIFSKSLNLFFSKSDYQFLGLEIMYPENSGREGQRVIFDGVFNIVDVNFSRFHHWLNLKNEYLGSDIFVKELK; this is encoded by the coding sequence ATGACACGTTTTTTCTTTTTTTTGCTGATTATTTTCTTTGGATGTAATCAAAAACCATCATTAACAAGTAAACAAATCTTAGAAAAAAGTATAAAAAAACACGACCCTTATAACAATTTAAAAAGTTTAAAATTTAAACTTCGAATTCAAGAACCAAGAATAAATAATCCTGAAAGATTGTCTATTGTAACTCTTAATAACTCAACAGGTGAATTTGAATTACAAAGAAATAGAGATACACATATTTCAACACATAAAATTGATAAAAATGGGGATGCTATAACTTTTTTAGATGATAAAATTGAAAAAGATTCTTTATTAATAAAAAAATACAGATTACAACCTAAAAGAAATTCAAATTATAGAAGGTTTTATCAAACCTTTTCTTTACTTCCTATGTCATTGAAAAACGAAAAATTTGATCTTAATGATAACGTAGTTGTTGTTGATTTCAATTCTAAAAAAGCTTTTAAATTATCTATAGAATTACAAAAACCTATATTTTCTAAATCCTTAAATTTATTTTTTTCAAAATCAGATTATCAATTTTTAGGATTAGAAATTATGTATCCAGAAAATTCTGGAAGAGAAGGGCAAAGAGTAATCTTTGATGGAGTTTTTAATATTGTTGATGTAAATTTCTCACGCTTTCATCATTGGTTAAATTTAAAAAATGAATACCTTGGTTCAGACATCTTTGTAAAAGAACTTAAGTAG
- the dprA gene encoding DNA-processing protein DprA yields MQKEKLLAVLRLQRSKAVGDILAKKLIAKVGDVEQIFKEKPTTLQKINGIGSHVTNHLFDTKNLQEAEKELNYIQDNKIDYSYFLEDDYPVNLQHCIDAPILFFKDGNIDFSNQKIISIVGTRNITSYGRDFCNQLIEDLTEHNPIIVSGFAYGVDICAHKAAIKNKLQTFAVLAHGFDQIYPKVHKKYINQVNEKGGFITEFWSEEQPLRENFLKRNRIVAGISKATIIIESAEKGGSLVTADIANSYSKDVFAVPGRTTDIYSKGCNSLIKNNKAHLLTSASDIIKMLNWDVSKASIPRQKELFVSLTEKEQKIYNYLQKTGKQILDIISLETTIPMCQLSSILLQMELKGVIKPLPGKVFEAT; encoded by the coding sequence ATGCAAAAAGAAAAGTTGCTTGCTGTTTTAAGACTGCAAAGAAGTAAGGCCGTGGGCGATATTTTGGCTAAAAAGTTAATTGCTAAAGTTGGAGATGTAGAACAAATTTTTAAAGAAAAACCTACTACGTTACAAAAGATAAATGGAATCGGTTCTCATGTAACGAATCATTTATTTGATACTAAAAATTTACAAGAAGCAGAAAAAGAACTCAATTATATTCAAGATAATAAAATTGATTATTCTTACTTTTTAGAAGACGATTACCCAGTCAATTTACAGCACTGTATTGATGCTCCAATTTTGTTTTTTAAAGATGGAAATATCGATTTTTCCAATCAGAAAATAATATCGATTGTTGGTACAAGAAATATAACATCTTATGGACGCGATTTTTGTAATCAACTTATTGAAGATTTAACAGAACATAATCCAATTATTGTAAGTGGATTTGCTTATGGAGTTGATATTTGTGCGCACAAAGCTGCAATAAAAAACAAATTACAAACTTTTGCAGTCTTGGCTCATGGTTTTGATCAAATCTATCCGAAGGTTCATAAAAAGTATATCAATCAAGTTAATGAAAAAGGTGGTTTTATTACTGAATTTTGGAGTGAAGAACAACCTTTACGTGAAAATTTTTTAAAGAGAAATAGAATTGTTGCAGGAATATCAAAAGCTACAATTATTATAGAATCTGCAGAAAAAGGAGGTTCGTTAGTTACTGCAGATATTGCAAATTCTTACAGCAAAGATGTCTTTGCTGTACCTGGAAGAACAACAGATATTTATAGTAAGGGTTGTAATAGTTTAATTAAAAATAATAAAGCACATTTGCTAACTTCAGCTTCCGATATTATTAAAATGTTGAATTGGGATGTGTCGAAAGCATCTATTCCTAGACAAAAAGAATTATTTGTAAGTCTTACAGAAAAAGAACAAAAAATTTATAACTACTTACAAAAAACTGGCAAACAAATCTTGGATATTATTTCTTTAGAAACTACAATTCCTATGTGCCAATTATCATCTATTTTATTGCAAATGGAACTAAAAGGTGTTATAAAACCACTACCAGGAAAGGTTTTTGAAGCTACTTAA